Below is a window of Anomaloglossus baeobatrachus isolate aAnoBae1 chromosome 8, aAnoBae1.hap1, whole genome shotgun sequence DNA.
GCGCACGGAGCTGGACCTTTATCCATAAGTGTTTGCCCAGCCCACAGAGCCGCACACAGGGCCACGTTGTTTAAATCACACATTTAATACCAAGACATGAAAAATAAATGTAAATGGTCGACATAATGGACCTAAACGGCATCTGATCTGGAGAGAACATAGAACCGGACTACAATCTGCAGTAATCCCAATATGAGGGCGTCAGCTCGACAGGAGCACAGGGTGCCCGGGCATGAGGTGGGCACGGATGGCGAGCCCAGAGGGCGACTTCAGAGTACATTTCCCTACCCGGCCTATAGCAGCCCTTCCATCTCTTTCATGAACGCCTCATACATATCGTCCTTGGTCTGCACGGGCATTGGGTTTCCAGCCTTGGGACCCGTTTTCACTACCGGCCGGACCACTTCCTCTTCTTGCTTCTTGGCGGGTGACGGAGCTGGGGCACCTTTATTTTCTCTGCGCACTCGCAGGGCAGTGGGTACAAACCGAGTCACTTCGGCCTTAGGATTTGTAATCTGAGGTTTGGCGCTGATGGTGGCGGTAGCTTTCTTCTCAATGGTGGCGCCTCCATCGTCTGACTTGGGTCTTTGTATCAAGCTGGGGGGTGCACTCAGCACCCCGGGATTTGCCAGTGCTGCTGGAGGGTAAAGACCTGGGGGTACAGTGCCAGGAGGAGGAACCATGGGAGGACGCATCATGGGACGTGGAGGAGGAGGCATACCTGCAGACAGGAGCATAAGAGATCACAAAGGTAAATGAATGTCTCACGTACGTCTTCGTCTTATTACATTACTGGGGTCacatgaccagattggacactgacGTCACAGTATACAGTACATGGTCATCTGACATATTGATTCATGGGGAACCATGCAGGCAGTGTGTCCTACTGACTGCAAAGACCCACACCCAATAATAAAAATATACCTGGAGGTGCTGGAGGGGGTAGTCGCGGTGGGGGTCCACGAGGTGGTGGACCTGGTGGCAGGCCAGGTGGAGGACCTGGAGGTGGCCCTGGAGGACGGCCAGGTGGAGGTCCTGGGGGTAATAATCGTGGTGGAGGACCCCGGAGGCCTGGGGGTCTTAAGAATGGGGGTGCACCTAAAATAGACAGAATACACTGGTTATATTAGCGTCTTAAGTTGTCATCTGAGGATACGTCGATGTCTTGTTCCTTTCACTCATATATTACCTGGTGGTGGTCCTGGTGGCATTCCTGTTGGGGGTCCTGGTGGTCGGAGTGGTGGAACTGGAGGCGGACCCAGAGGTGGTGGCCCTGTCATGATGGATGGTGGCATCTGCAGGGGTGGTGGTGGGACGGTAACAGGTGGAGGTACAGTGATTGGTGCGGAGGAAGAGCTGCTCTCTGCAGATTCGGTTTTGGGCTCTTCGTTCTGCTGCTCGTCCTCGGAGCCCGACTCCTCCTCTGATGAGGAAGATGAGGAATACTCTTCGGCTTCATGATCCTCGTCTTCTTCTGTGACCTCTTGACCTGTGGATTAATGACAAACGGATCCTCCTGACTCTATAGACAACAGATGAACTTTCCGAGAAGGAACCATGTTTACACGAGGTACATCTGCTATTCAGGAGACTGGAAAAGTAGTGTGACCCAAGCCATCTTAGTCTTCAGTGGTAAGGAGGTGGACTTACCGGCCATACGTAACATCATGGCTTGCAGTGGAGTCAGATCTTTgacatttttcttctttttcttgtgaGACTTTTCTGGAGCATCAGCAAATCGCACGCTGTGACCTGAGGAGAAGACGCTTCATGTTAATATAGAGTAGCAATGCACATACTGTAAAGAAATGAGGAGAGCAAATAGTCCAGAACATGCCGTAGATTAAAAAACTaatgaaaaaaacaatacaaaaCATCATGCAATCTCAAGCCATGACTAACATTAACGCGTTTCAAGCAACAGCGTGCACTTAACCATGACAAACATGCATATAAAGTAAAAACAACCAacttgggtgtatatatatatatatatatatatatatatatatatatatatatatacacacacacacacagtacagaccaaaagtttggacacactttctcaaagagttttctttatttttatgactctgaaaattgtagattcacattgacggcatcaaaactatgaattaacacatgtggaatgaaatacttaactaaaaagtgtgaaacaactgaaaatatgtcttatattctaggttcttcaaagtagccaccttttgctttgattactgctttgcacactcttggcattctcttgatgagcttcaagaggtagtcaccggtaatggttttcacttcacaggtgtgccctgtcaggtttaataagtgggatttcttgtcttataaatggggttgggaccatcagttgtgttgtgcagaagtctggtggatacacagctgatagttctactgaatagactgttagctgctcttttcttgccataatataaattctaaataaagaaaaatgagtggccatcattactttaagaaatgaaggtcagtcagtccgaaaaattgggaaaactttgaaagtccccaagtgcagtggcaaaaaccatcaaaatgGGTCACATGagaaccaccccaggaaaggaagaccaagagtcacctctgctgtggaggataagtttatccgagtcaccagcctcagaaatcgcaggttaacagcagctaagattagagaccaggtcaatgccacacagagttctagcagcagacacatctctagaacaactgttaagaggagactatgtacagcaggccttcatggtgaaatagctgctaggaaaccactgctaaggacaggcaacaagcagaagagacttgtttgggcaaaagaacacaaggaatggacattagaccagtggaaatctgtgctttgttctgatgcACATAACACATAAGAAATGCATAGAAAAATATCGAAAAAACACTCATTGGAAACAATCGCTTCAGTGCAGTCTTAAAAGCTGTAAGTCCAAAGGTATCCTGAATACATAATAGCTCCATCATACAAAAACTCCACCACATGCCCCCCATGCCACCAGGGAAAAAATCTCCTCCAGATACAGGGCATCAAAGTGGAACATTTTGCTTGTAGTAAATGCTTTCAAACAAGATGTAATGAAGGTGAAACAATCCTTGTGAGTAGCTCGATGCCTGGCATACCACCAGGGAACACTGCTCCTGATACAGATCAGCGACTTATAGCAATCAACATATAATAAATCCCTCCAGAGAGATGGACGGCACGCCGCCAAGGAAAGCCTCCCCCCGGCCTGAAAGGTGAGCACTTACCATGTGATAAGCAAATGTCACTAACGGAAACACAGCCAACTGAATCAATTCCCATGAAAAGTTCACATGCCATAGAAATAGCCGGGAGCAACAAAATATATACATaattatgcaaaaaaaaattatgtaccgtatttttttggtttataagatgcaccccaaatttagagaacccccccaaaaaacaaacaaaaaggtcCGTCTTATAAACCAGTGGTCTCTTACCGGgtggggcagcagcagtggtgtagcggggtcacagaaggcagtggCGGAGCAGAgcgatgctgcggatgtcccagtgTCCCGATGCAGTGGGTGTCCTAGATGCggttgctggggctgcgggcgctgtgttgctggggctgcgggcgctgtgttgCTGGGGCGCTGtgttgctggggctgcgggcgctgttttgctggggctgcgggcttcaaagaaatggcgcccgaagtcagtgtgtgtgcagattgagctatcggctcaatgacaagctgagacctgatctgcgcacgcgccacctctggacgccattttccttaaatccactgctgggagatcaatgggtccgaggcggcgcatgcgcagatgagatcttcagctgagggctccatctgtgcacacgccgactGTGGACGCCCCTattttgaagccctcactgcccacagctccagcaacacagcgcccgcagccccagcaacacagcgcccgcagccccagcaacacagcgcccgcagccccagcaacacagcgcccgcagccccagcagcactgcgcccgcagccccagcagcacagcgcccgcaggcccagcagcacagcgcccgcaggcccagcagcacagcgcccgcaggcccagcagcacagcgcccgcaggccCAGCAACACAGCGCCCGCAGGCCCAGCAACACAGCGCCCGCAGGCCCAGCAACACAGCGCCCGCAGGCCCAGCaacacagcgcccacagccccagcaacacagcgcccacagccccagcaacacagcgcccacagccccagcaacacagcgcccacagccccagcaacacagcgcccacagccccagcaacaCAGCGCTTGCAGCACAGCCGCTgcagcattgccctgcctcctgtgcCCCCGCTCCCCCACCGCCCAGTAAGATacatttggactataagacgcacccttcattttcctcccaagggAGGAAAAgggagtcttataatccgaaaatacgtaattacttaccggtaatgtgttttttctgaacccatgacagcaccacgagagaggggatccgcccttcaaggacaggaaacctccaggataaaaaggggcggtacctctcc
It encodes the following:
- the WBP11 gene encoding WW domain-binding protein 11; amino-acid sequence: MGRRSTSSTKSGKFMNPTDQARKEARKRELKKNKKQRMMVRAAVLKMKDPKQIIRDMEKLDEMEFNPVQQPQLNEKVLKDKRKKLRETFERILRLYEKENPETYKELRKIELDYEHKRAQLSQYFDAVKNAQHVEVESIPLPDLPHAPSNILIQDIPLPGAQPPSILKKTSAYGPPGRGIAMPFPPGHGVPRLPPGKKPPGPPPGPPPPQVLVMYGRRVGFALENIMRRREDERYSPEGGLKSHHDVSSSSEDEDYPNDMEQDKEDEGSSDEDSDSNQSDGRDSDSAEFSQRDDDKKGGGDKKAAGHSVRFADAPEKSHKKKKKNVKDLTPLQAMMLRMAGQEVTEEDEDHEAEEYSSSSSSEEESGSEDEQQNEEPKTESAESSSSSAPITVPPPVTVPPPPLQMPPSIMTGPPPLGPPPVPPLRPPGPPTGMPPGPPPGAPPFLRPPGLRGPPPRLLPPGPPPGRPPGPPPGPPPGLPPGPPPRGPPPRLPPPAPPGMPPPPRPMMRPPMVPPPGTVPPGLYPPAALANPGVLSAPPSLIQRPKSDDGGATIEKKATATISAKPQITNPKAEVTRFVPTALRVRRENKGAPAPSPAKKQEEEVVRPVVKTGPKAGNPMPVQTKDDMYEAFMKEMEGLL